One genomic segment of Candidatus Binatia bacterium includes these proteins:
- a CDS encoding arylsulfatase: MTRKLTLVVIAIVIAAALVAAFTVPITVGEHAGPAKPGSPSYATPLRSDALPPQPPQFGGVIEPVAIKSTPWWPPNIVPPAGAPNVLLILTDDVGFGAPSTFGGVIPTPTLDRVAQMGLRYTRFHTTALCSPTRAALLTGRNHHATGFGVIAEMSTGFPGYDSLIGRDTASVGRILRDNGYATSWFGKNHNTPAFQASQAGPFDQWPVGLGFQYFYGFVGGDTSQWEPNLFRNTSPIYPYVGNPTWNLTTAQADEAIGHVRMLNQLEPGKPFFVHFAPGGTHAPHHPTPEWIARFKGKFSMGWNALREQIFANQKRLGVIPADATLTPWPDELARWENLTPDEKKLFERQVEVYAAYLAYTDYEIGRVIQAIEDMGKLDNTLIIYVSGDNGSSAEGSPIGTPNEVAAFNSVAVPVEDQLKYFYDAWGSDRTYNHMAVGWTWAFDTPYKWTKQVASHFGGTRNGMAIAWPRRITDAGGIRNQFHHVIDVVPTILEAAGIAAPATVDGIAQKPIDGVSMAYTFDRVGAAAPSARTTQYFEMFGNRGIYHDGWYANTHPISPPWQLGATPPEDIMTAYRWELYDLNTDWTQANDLAAAKPDKLKELQALFMAEAVKHQVLPLDNSLAPRMVAPRPSLAAGRTEFNYPGRLTGIPMGDAPSLLGTSYVITATIDIPKDGADGVLATQGGRFGGWGFYLLKGKPVFTWNLLDLERIRWDGPEALAPGPHQLEFDFAYDGLGFATLAFNNLSGVGRGGTGTLKVDGQVVATQQMARTIPITLQWDETFDVGADTGTPVDDRDYQVPFAFTGKLVALTVRLDRPALTPEDVQRLMQSAKRD, from the coding sequence ATGACCCGCAAGCTCACACTGGTCGTGATCGCGATCGTCATTGCGGCGGCCCTCGTTGCCGCCTTCACCGTCCCGATCACGGTCGGCGAACACGCCGGGCCTGCCAAACCGGGCTCACCGTCGTACGCCACGCCGCTACGCTCCGACGCGCTGCCGCCGCAACCGCCGCAGTTCGGCGGCGTGATCGAACCGGTCGCGATCAAATCCACGCCCTGGTGGCCACCGAACATCGTGCCGCCGGCAGGCGCACCGAACGTCCTGCTGATCCTGACGGACGACGTCGGGTTCGGCGCGCCGAGCACCTTCGGTGGGGTCATTCCCACCCCCACGCTCGATCGAGTCGCGCAGATGGGCCTGCGCTACACCCGCTTCCACACCACGGCGCTGTGCTCGCCCACCCGCGCCGCGCTGCTCACCGGACGTAACCATCACGCCACCGGATTCGGCGTGATCGCGGAAATGTCCACCGGCTTTCCGGGTTACGACAGTCTCATCGGCCGCGATACCGCGAGCGTCGGGCGCATCTTGCGGGACAACGGCTACGCGACGTCGTGGTTCGGCAAGAACCACAACACTCCGGCGTTCCAGGCCAGTCAGGCCGGCCCGTTCGATCAGTGGCCGGTCGGATTGGGGTTCCAGTACTTCTACGGTTTCGTTGGCGGCGACACCAGCCAGTGGGAACCCAACCTGTTCCGCAACACCTCGCCGATCTATCCCTACGTCGGAAATCCGACGTGGAACCTGACCACCGCGCAGGCGGACGAAGCGATCGGCCACGTGCGAATGCTAAACCAGCTCGAGCCGGGCAAGCCGTTCTTCGTTCACTTCGCGCCGGGCGGCACCCATGCCCCCCACCACCCGACACCGGAATGGATCGCCAGGTTCAAGGGCAAGTTCTCGATGGGATGGAACGCCCTGCGGGAACAGATCTTCGCCAACCAGAAACGGCTCGGGGTGATTCCGGCGGATGCCACGCTCACCCCCTGGCCCGACGAGCTCGCGCGTTGGGAGAACCTGACCCCGGACGAGAAAAAGTTGTTCGAGCGCCAGGTCGAAGTGTACGCCGCCTACCTCGCCTACACCGATTACGAGATCGGGCGTGTCATTCAGGCAATCGAGGACATGGGCAAGCTCGACAACACGCTGATCATCTACGTCAGTGGCGACAACGGATCGAGCGCCGAAGGCTCGCCGATCGGCACGCCAAACGAGGTGGCGGCGTTCAACAGCGTCGCGGTGCCGGTCGAGGACCAGTTGAAGTACTTCTACGACGCCTGGGGGTCAGACCGTACCTACAACCACATGGCGGTGGGATGGACGTGGGCATTCGACACACCGTACAAGTGGACCAAGCAGGTCGCCTCGCACTTCGGCGGCACGCGCAACGGGATGGCGATCGCCTGGCCGCGGCGCATTACCGACGCCGGCGGCATCCGCAACCAGTTTCATCACGTCATTGACGTAGTCCCGACGATCCTCGAAGCCGCCGGCATTGCGGCACCGGCGACGGTCGACGGCATCGCGCAGAAGCCCATCGACGGCGTGAGCATGGCCTACACCTTCGACAGGGTGGGGGCCGCGGCGCCGTCGGCGCGCACCACACAGTACTTCGAGATGTTCGGCAATCGCGGCATCTATCACGACGGCTGGTACGCCAACACACACCCCATCAGCCCACCGTGGCAACTCGGGGCGACGCCGCCCGAGGACATCATGACCGCCTACAGGTGGGAGCTCTACGACCTGAACACGGACTGGACGCAAGCCAACGACCTTGCCGCGGCCAAGCCGGACAAACTGAAGGAACTGCAAGCCCTCTTCATGGCCGAGGCGGTCAAGCACCAGGTGTTACCACTGGACAACTCGCTCGCCCCGCGCATGGTCGCGCCGCGTCCAAGCCTCGCGGCGGGACGCACGGAGTTCAACTACCCCGGACGACTGACCGGGATTCCCATGGGCGACGCTCCGTCGCTGCTCGGCACGTCGTACGTGATCACCGCCACCATCGACATCCCGAAGGACGGGGCTGACGGCGTGCTCGCCACCCAGGGGGGCCGCTTCGGGGGCTGGGGGTTCTACCTCCTGAAGGGCAAGCCGGTTTTCACCTGGAACCTGCTCGACCTCGAGCGCATCCGCTGGGATGGTCCCGAGGCGCTCGCGCCCGGACCACATCAGCTCGAATTCGACTTCGCGTACGACGGGCTCGGCTTTGCCACCCTCGCGTTCAACAACCTGAGCGGTGTCGGCCGCGGCGGTACCGGCACTCTCAAGGTCGA